The genomic window TGACTTCTGAAAAATGGACCAGGAGATCTGTTCCATATCAAATGACTATGTGCCACCGGTATGATCCTTCATCTGTCTTTAGTAAAGAAAATATTCCCTAATGTTGATGATGAACTGAGTTGGTTATTAGTCCATCAAATCTAATCCTCAACACTCATAGCCTTTTCTTTCACTTTCAGACGTTGGACCAAAACATTACGATAGGGTTTAAGTATCAATCCATCCAGTTGTCTGGGAGACGATGTGGGACCACCTGCTCAGCTTCCTAATGTTTGAGTGGACATAGGCGGCAGCGCCTTTCTCTTGACGCCGGAGTTCCTGTGAGTTTATTATCACTTCCTCCTGTTAAGCACTCCAGTGTTGGCCGACCTTGGCTCAGAGGCCCAACAGTGAGGGTCCTGGAGGGGTATCTGATTTCTGTTCCACCTGGCCCATTATTCCTGTGCCTGAGTCCCTTCAAATGTGACAGGCTCTTTATCCAAAACTCAAACATAGGACTGCAGGTATTGCAGAGGGTTGTGCAGGACAGGCCACCTTCTTTTTGATATCGTGGCAAAATAACAAGTGAAGCACAAGCAAAGCCATTTAAATCTCCTGTTGTTGCTCCTGAGTGACGCAGcggtgtaaggcactgcatctcagtgccctgaggcgttactacagaccccctggttcgattccaggctgtatcacaaccggctgtgattgggagtcccatagggcagcgcacaattggcccagcgtcgtccaggtttggccggtgtaggccgtcattgtaaataagaatttgttcttaactgctTCTGTTAAGACCCAAACTTCATCTCCATTGTGTATCTTACCTGTGTTGCTCTGACCACTAATATCCCAGCAGACAGAGCCTCAGGACATCTAACCAATATGAGATGTACCCCTCCGGAACTAAGTGGGAGGTAAGTAACAGAACTCCAGCTCTGTTGTCTGATGGTCTCGAGTCAGCGGTGGTGGAATTGAATAAGGTGAACAAATTCCTCCAGTTATGCTTGTCATTTCTTTTGCAGGATGGTAAGCTGAAGGGTCGCCTTTTTCTCCTGTTTTTGCTGATGACATGCAGAAACAACCCCAATGGCTGAGGCTGTGTTTATGCTTTGACACTTCAAAACTGAGGCTTTGCCAACTTCGTGTTAATTAATGATGTTTGATTTCGGCTTAAGAGCTGAGAGATGGACAATATTCTCAACGTGTACAGCCTGCTGCATCGGTACTCACTTAGACAATTTGTGGTGTCACATATGAATACTATAAACAGGAGGCTTGTGCTTTGCCTAACTTAATTACTGGCATATCGGGTTCTGTTGGTGGGCCCATGGCCAGTCAGCCCTGAGTGATTAGCTCTGTACTGTACCATTCAGATCTCGAGCTAAACCTCCTGAGACACCACATCAgccaagagcagaggagagaatgCCAGGCCAGTGCCCTCTGTGTCCCATTACAGCGGTTACTCTCCTCTCTAAGCCCCTCATAGCAGACTTTAAAATAAATTTGGTAGATGGTGAACTGACACCCCAAAATGAATTTAGTTAAAAATGGCCCTGGCCATCGGGAAGTGGAGGACTTCCAGGAGGTGAAACACCAGTATATTGGATGCCCAAAATTTTTTTTCCCTAGAAGTGGATGGCAAAGGCCAGAAATCACATTACTGCCTGATAGTGGCACAGGATTGAAAGCTGTTCTGAGTTATATGCATTGTTGTAGAGTAAAGGCTGAGTAGTCCCCTCTTGTGCCATGAGATTGGTGAAGTGGTCCATTTAGAGAAGCAATCTGTGTTTTGGAAATCAAATAAGCAGTCTGCAGATTAGTGCATTAGCACTAAAATAGTGCAAGTTTCCTGCAATAACAGAAAAGTCCCATATGGTCTGAAGTGGTAAAATATGGGTTATGAGTAAAGGCTTAAAATAATCCTCATTGATACAAAAGGATAGAGAACACTTCCAATATGCATGAATTACTTACCGTAATTCACACAGTATGTTTAGGTAACACTACACGGTGGAGCTTGTAACGTTACACATTTCAATGATTCTATTTGGAAATGACCAAattaaccccccccccacccccacccccacccaagTACTCACAGGATTTGGCTCAAGATTTGAGTTTACCTGACCTTAGAAAGGTTTCTTCACAATACATTGCATCCAAGTCACCTCATGACATGCTGCATACATGGGACAAAGAGTAAACACAGTGCGTTACCTTTAAAAAGGCTCTGTTTTATTAGATTACAGCAGACATCAACTGGTTTTGAAAAGAGTAAGCAGGATCTTGGTATAAGTACAGTATTTATTGATATATGTCTTGACCATGACACTACGGCAGAAGCGGTACATAAAGAGCTTGTATTGGTTTGTTTCTAATGTTGGAATGGAACTAGCACTACTTCTATTAAGTCAACATGTACGTACGTATAAAGGCTATTACAGATTTGTATGTTCATTTGCAGGACAACAAATAAATCAAATAGAGAAAGATTAGAATATGATGCAGGGAGCATGATTCTGGATTTGTTTCAATGTGATTATTTCTTTCTGGTTTTGCCACTGACCGTTCTTTTTCTCTAACAAACAACCACAACATCACTTGGTCAAACAAGCATGTTCCTTACCAGAGTGCAGGTTGGCTTTGAGTCCAGGGAGTACAATAGAACTTCAGAACAGTAAATAGCTTGATTTGATATAAGTCCATCTGACAGGAGGGAACTGCAACGGAAGTTCAGCATTGGAAAACTGACTGAAGTATTGCCAACGGTTGTAGTGGTTCATGGTGTTTCATTACAAAATGTAGGACAGACCACTAAGACCAGCTGGAGCGGAAAAAAAGGGGCAAGTTGCTCCCATTATAAAATGTAACAAAATTCCCCCAAAATTGTACAAATCTGTAGCAacacagaaaaaatatatttacaagAACCCTTTTTTTAAAAGTGTAATAATGCAGCAAATCCAGCTTTGGCACTCAACGATCACCTCCTGGTCAGTGCTTCAGGCACACATTCAGTGCACTGTGCCTTCTACTTCATCCTAAAATCACACACAACATTACCACCATGTTTTTGAAAACGTTCTACAAAGTTAACTCAACCTTGAGGAAATGTTGGGCACAAACTGGGATGGAACAAGCAAGAAATAATTTGTTCAGAAAATACAATATTCAATAATTAAACTCTTTCCTTTTCAGCTCCTGTGTGCAACTGACAGTGGCAATTGTTCTCACCTACAAGGAAGAAAAATGGTCCCGTCATTAAATTTTACACAATTGGAATAACACTTTCACAAGAGCCCTGATAATTCCCAAAAGGGATTAAAAAGCTATTCTACTGCCAACAGTCAGGGCTCTCAGTGCCTTGGTCCCATTAGTAACTAGGACACGTTGTGAAATGCAGCTACTATGGTAAAAAAACATGCCCTATTctagtggcggcaggtagcctagcggttaagaggttgggccagtaaccgaaaggttgctggtttgaatcccgagctgTCTAGGTGataaatctgttgatgtgcccttgagcaaggcacttaaccctaattgttcctgtaagtcgctctggataagagcatctgctaaatgactaaaatgtaaatgtctacaaAACTTGTGACTACTCCCAGAAATCTAGTCGTAATAGAttgatttctatgttttgggAATGTTATTTAATCAATCAAGTTTGATACACTTTCTTACCCTTTATCCAGTCACCCTTCCAGAAGCATCCTCCATCACCCGGTCTTTGTCCGAGACCAGCTCCTTAGCACCCATGTGTGCATCCACCCCCTTGGTTTCCTCCATCCAGCTCCCGAACCCCTCTCGAGAGCCTCCATTTTGGCCACCATTCCGTCTGATATCAGATGTGTTTTGTCTCAATTTGCTGGCAAACCATTCCTTGATCTCTTGGCTGCTAAGACTGGCATGTTTCGTTAGCCTCCCTATATCTTCCACCTTCGGGGCCTTTACTTCCTGGTAGTGCTGGATTATGCTGAAAGCATTCTCTGTGTTCAGTAGCACCCCCTCACCATTTTGCCCACTGCTGTTCAGTTTATGGAAAAACTCCATCCACTCCAAGGTCCCACTCTTCAGGGCTGACCTGCTGTCCTTGAACCAGCGGACGATTTCTGTGCGAGCCAGGCCTGTCTGGGCCTCAAGCTGATTGTATTCTTCAGGGGAAGGCCACCGAGTTTGTGCAAAAACATCCTTGAGAAGCGCCAAGGATTTGCCGTCTAGAGGCACTGAGCAAGTGGTGGTGGGGGCAATGATGGCAAGGGGAGAGCTTCTTGGATGGCCACCTTGCTTGTGCACACTATTTAGCGGTCCGTGTTGTTGCTGCCACTTATCAATGTTCAGTCTCTTTGAGCCCATTGAATTTAGAAGAGCTTGTTCAAGGTTGTCACGCAGCGCCCGGCGCTCTGAAAACCAGCTGTCAATTTCCTCCCGCGATAGTCGGGTTGCAGTCACTAGATTGTCAACGTCATTGTATGTCGGAAAGCTGTTTCTCTGGAAGTTCTCTTCTAAAATCTTCAGCTGCTCAGAGGTCTTCCCTTTCATTCTCTCCAAGAGTGGAAATTGAGTCTGAACTGATTTTTGCTGCTCTGGTTTCGATGCAAGCTCATTGTCCAACTGTAGAATGCCGTTGTGTGCATGAGGCCCTTGGTCATGAACCCACTTTGCATCCCCATGAGAGACACCATTGGCTTCCCCAAGAGGGGTGAGCACTTTGTTCTCTGAGAGACGTCCTCTGACATATCCGGCCTTCATCTCTGTTATTTGCGCTTTTGTTTTCTTGCTGTCTTGGGAAAAGCTAGGGAGTTGGAACGGGCCCTTGAGGGGAGTCCACACTGACTGGATTATTGTTGGCCTCCTCATTTGAGGGGCAATGAGAGGGGGTGAGGTTGGTAACTTTAAGTCTGAAGCCAATAGAGAGTGGGTGATTGGAAGCTTGTCTTTGGAAACTAATGGAGGAGGCAGCATGTAACTCTTGAATTGAGGGGTGACTATAGGGGATACAATAGGTCTCTTCATCTTGGGGAAGACTGGAGAAGGTGCCATTGGCAGCTTGTTTTTGGGGTTCACAAGTGGAGTTGCCAAGTGCAGTTTTCCTTTAGAAGCCATGAGAGGTGCTGCCGAGGACCTCTTCATCTCCGAGGCGATAATAGGAAGTGCTACAGATCTCTTCAATTCTGGGGGCACTGGGGGTGGGGCCATGGGAAGTCTCTCTTTTTGTGGAACTGGAGGAGGGGCCATTAGTATCTTCTCTTTTGGGTCTTCTGCAGGGGCCGCCATGGGGCGCTTTAATTCTGGGGCGAATGAAGGAGTTGTCAGGGGTCGCTTGAGAGGTTGCACATAACTGGCTACAGTCACTGCAACAGGAGCATAGGTCATGGTTGATCCATTAGCAATACTTGTCAGTAATAGATTAGACTGCCCAAAGCTAGTCTGAATAAGGGGCTGAGTGGCTTTGGCAGGCTGAGAGATTGGGGTAGGCAGAATGGTGAAGGTCTGATGTATGGGTGGGATGGAGCCATTGAACATTTTCTTCCTAGCTTCCTCGACTTCCTCTGGTG from Coregonus clupeaformis isolate EN_2021a chromosome 17, ASM2061545v1, whole genome shotgun sequence includes these protein-coding regions:
- the LOC121586491 gene encoding zinc fingers and homeoboxes protein 2 codes for the protein MSSRRKSSTPCMIRVSDMIEQDDSEEMEVSTANVTKNGSSASVENQDHTLQDTIEDLESEIEAKVVAVADPMPQLRQHGGYECKYCPFSTQNLNDFKEHVDSSHPNVILNPLYLCAVCNFNTKKFDSLTDHNETQHPGETNFKFKSVKVNNQTILEQTIEGNTNSVVCDTVDGQGGNSFVTFPPNKPTTVKIGKPKMDNIQSLYQGNDLEKRLENLIPKDQITAVNINGTMIIPEPTIIQGLSYVMPLLQRPPNFCSVPTIAVPLNSTKYNPSLDNSTTLMTSFNKFPYPTHAELSWLTAASKHPEEQIKVWFTTQRLKQGITWSPEEVEEARKKMFNGSIPPIHQTFTILPTPISQPAKATQPLIQTSFGQSNLLLTSIANGSTMTYAPVAVTVASYVQPLKRPLTTPSFAPELKRPMAAPAEDPKEKILMAPPPVPQKERLPMAPPPVPPELKRSVALPIIASEMKRSSAAPLMASKGKLHLATPLVNPKNKLPMAPSPVFPKMKRPIVSPIVTPQFKSYMLPPPLVSKDKLPITHSLLASDLKLPTSPPLIAPQMRRPTIIQSVWTPLKGPFQLPSFSQDSKKTKAQITEMKAGYVRGRLSENKVLTPLGEANGVSHGDAKWVHDQGPHAHNGILQLDNELASKPEQQKSVQTQFPLLERMKGKTSEQLKILEENFQRNSFPTYNDVDNLVTATRLSREEIDSWFSERRALRDNLEQALLNSMGSKRLNIDKWQQQHGPLNSVHKQGGHPRSSPLAIIAPTTTCSVPLDGKSLALLKDVFAQTRWPSPEEYNQLEAQTGLARTEIVRWFKDSRSALKSGTLEWMEFFHKLNSSGQNGEGVLLNTENAFSIIQHYQEVKAPKVEDIGRLTKHASLSSQEIKEWFASKLRQNTSDIRRNGGQNGGSREGFGSWMEETKGVDAHMGAKELVSDKDRVMEDASGRVTG